One Kitasatospora sp. NBC_01266 genomic window carries:
- a CDS encoding YbjN domain-containing protein — MATRTKDEALGLLAAALDAAGVDWEPAAADPYTLVAALPGTRKLSTTCALRIGDHTLSVNAFVIRRPDENHEAVFRWLLERNTRLYGVGYALDPLGDVYLTGRLPLEALTAPTVDRLLGTVLENADEPFNTLLELGFASAIRREWEWRTKRGESTRNLAAFKHLAQPGPASGAQAEVETGTGTETGTGAGS, encoded by the coding sequence ATGGCAACCCGTACCAAGGACGAGGCCCTCGGCCTGCTCGCCGCCGCGCTCGACGCGGCCGGTGTCGACTGGGAGCCGGCCGCCGCCGATCCGTACACCCTGGTCGCGGCGCTCCCCGGCACCCGCAAGCTCAGCACCACCTGCGCGCTGCGGATCGGTGACCACACCCTGTCGGTGAACGCCTTCGTGATCCGCCGCCCGGACGAGAACCACGAGGCCGTCTTCCGCTGGCTGCTGGAGCGCAACACCAGGCTGTACGGCGTGGGGTACGCGCTGGATCCGCTCGGCGACGTCTATCTGACCGGCCGCCTGCCGCTGGAGGCGCTCACCGCGCCGACGGTGGACCGGCTGCTCGGCACCGTCCTGGAGAACGCCGACGAGCCGTTCAACACCCTGCTGGAGCTGGGGTTCGCCTCGGCGATCCGGCGGGAGTGGGAGTGGCGGACCAAGCGCGGCGAGTCCACCCGGAACCTGGCGGCGTTCAAGCACCTGGCCCAGCCCGGGCCTGCGTCCGGGGCTCAGGCCGAGGTCGAGACCGGGACCGGGACCGAGACCGGGACCGGCGCCGGGAGCTGA
- the mshA gene encoding D-inositol-3-phosphate glycosyltransferase, with protein sequence MKPPVSTVWRDRQTPPVRGRLHAFAAGRPRRPRRIAMLSVHTSPLHQPGTGDAGGMNVYIVELAKRLAALGIEIEVFTRATSSDLPPTVELAPGVLVRHVTAGPYEGLIKEDLPAQLCAFTHGVLRTEAGHRPGHYDLVHSHYWLSGQVGWLAAQRWGVPLVHTMHTMAKVKNAALAEGDTPEPAARVIGETQVVEAADRLIANTAEEAGELAAHYGARGEQLAVVHPGVNLDVFRPGDRRAARARLGLPADAAVLLFAGRIQPLKGPEVLLGAVSALLERRPELRERLVVPVVGGPSGTGLARPLGLQKLAAQLGIGDVVRFHPPVGQAELAQWYRAATLLAMPSYSESFGLVALEAQACGTPVVAAAVGGLPVAVRDGRTGTLVRGHEPADWARALEPYVTDPELVARQGEAAAEHAAGFGWGASAATTAEVYAGALARPAGRLAGARRRLSQQ encoded by the coding sequence ATCAAGCCCCCCGTGTCGACGGTATGGCGTGACCGGCAGACCCCGCCGGTTCGCGGGCGCCTGCACGCGTTCGCGGCAGGCCGGCCCCGGCGCCCGCGCCGGATCGCGATGCTGAGCGTGCACACCTCCCCGCTCCACCAGCCGGGCACCGGCGATGCCGGTGGCATGAACGTCTACATCGTCGAGCTGGCCAAGCGTCTGGCCGCGCTCGGCATCGAGATCGAGGTGTTCACCCGGGCCACCTCCTCCGACCTGCCGCCGACCGTGGAGCTGGCACCCGGCGTGCTGGTCCGCCACGTCACGGCCGGTCCGTACGAGGGCCTGATCAAGGAGGACCTGCCGGCTCAGCTGTGCGCCTTCACCCACGGTGTGTTGCGCACCGAGGCGGGGCACCGGCCGGGCCACTACGACCTGGTGCACTCGCACTACTGGCTCTCCGGGCAGGTCGGCTGGCTGGCGGCGCAGCGCTGGGGAGTGCCGCTGGTGCACACCATGCACACCATGGCCAAGGTCAAGAACGCGGCGCTGGCCGAGGGCGACACGCCCGAGCCGGCGGCCCGGGTGATCGGTGAGACCCAGGTGGTCGAGGCCGCCGACCGGCTGATCGCCAACACGGCGGAGGAGGCGGGCGAGCTCGCCGCGCACTACGGCGCCCGGGGCGAGCAGCTCGCCGTGGTGCACCCGGGGGTCAACCTGGACGTCTTCCGGCCCGGCGACCGCCGCGCCGCACGGGCTCGACTCGGCCTGCCGGCCGACGCCGCCGTGCTGCTCTTCGCCGGCCGGATACAGCCGCTCAAGGGCCCCGAGGTGCTGCTCGGAGCGGTCTCGGCGCTGCTTGAGCGACGGCCCGAGCTGCGCGAGCGGCTGGTGGTCCCGGTGGTCGGCGGCCCGTCGGGGACGGGGCTGGCCAGGCCGCTGGGGCTGCAGAAGCTCGCCGCCCAGCTCGGCATCGGTGATGTGGTGCGGTTCCATCCGCCGGTCGGTCAGGCGGAGCTGGCCCAGTGGTACCGGGCGGCCACGCTGCTGGCGATGCCCTCCTACAGCGAGTCCTTCGGACTGGTCGCGCTGGAGGCGCAGGCCTGCGGTACGCCGGTGGTGGCCGCGGCGGTCGGCGGGCTGCCGGTCGCGGTGCGGGACGGCCGGACCGGCACGCTGGTGCGCGGTCACGAGCCGGCCGACTGGGCGCGGGCACTGGAGCCGTACGTGACCGATCCCGAGCTGGTGGCCCGGCAGGGCGAGGCGGCCGCCGAGCACGCGGCCGGTTTCGGCTGGGGCGCGTCCGCCGCGACCACCGCCGAGGTCTACGCGGGGGCGCTGGCCCGCCCGGCCGGGCGGCTGGCCGGGGCGCGGCGGCGGCTCAGCCAGCAGTAG
- a CDS encoding class I SAM-dependent methyltransferase codes for MAASFDPGSFGHPAALRTSVPTPRTPGPPQPRRASTTATSRPVGTVTRGTTNTNRLRRMDRWIVHTLGSRLRAADRPPVAVDLGYGAAPWTAVELSHRLRTVRPDLRTVGIEIEPARVAAALPYAEPPVLTFRRGGFEVPLDGGPALLIRAANVLRQYEEEAVRGVWERLCGRLAPGGLLVEGTCDEIGRRHVWVALDPSGPRTVTFAARLAGLERPSDLAERLPKALIHHNVPGRPVHAFLSDFDRAWAAAAPYGAFGARQRWVAACTALSGQWPLVDARGRWRQGEVTLPWSALAP; via the coding sequence ATGGCCGCTTCCTTCGACCCGGGCTCGTTCGGGCATCCCGCCGCGCTCCGGACGTCGGTGCCGACCCCGAGAACGCCGGGCCCGCCGCAGCCGCGGCGGGCGTCGACCACCGCCACCAGCCGCCCGGTCGGCACGGTCACCCGCGGCACCACCAACACCAACCGGCTGCGGCGGATGGACCGCTGGATCGTCCACACGCTCGGCTCACGACTGCGCGCCGCCGACCGGCCGCCGGTGGCCGTCGACCTCGGCTACGGCGCGGCGCCCTGGACGGCCGTCGAGCTGTCCCACCGGCTCCGGACGGTGCGGCCCGACCTGCGGACGGTCGGTATCGAGATCGAGCCCGCCCGGGTCGCCGCCGCGCTGCCCTACGCCGAGCCGCCCGTGCTGACCTTCCGCCGCGGCGGCTTCGAGGTGCCGTTGGACGGCGGTCCGGCGCTGCTGATCCGCGCCGCCAATGTGCTGCGGCAGTACGAGGAGGAGGCGGTGCGGGGGGTCTGGGAGCGGCTCTGCGGGCGGCTGGCGCCGGGCGGTCTGCTGGTCGAGGGCACCTGCGACGAGATCGGCCGCCGGCACGTCTGGGTGGCGCTCGACCCGTCGGGCCCGCGCACGGTGACCTTCGCCGCTCGGCTGGCCGGTCTGGAGCGTCCCTCGGACCTGGCCGAGCGGCTGCCGAAGGCGCTCATCCACCACAACGTCCCGGGGCGTCCGGTGCACGCCTTCCTCAGCGACTTCGACCGGGCCTGGGCCGCCGCCGCGCCGTACGGGGCGTTCGGCGCCCGGCAGCGCTGGGTGGCCGCCTGCACGGCACTGTCGGGGCAGTGGCCGCTGGTGGACGCGCGGGGGCGGTGGCGGCAGGGCGAGGTCACGCTGCCCTGGTCGGCGCTGGCGCCCTGA